Proteins encoded in a region of the Triticum dicoccoides isolate Atlit2015 ecotype Zavitan chromosome 3A, WEW_v2.0, whole genome shotgun sequence genome:
- the LOC119269856 gene encoding uncharacterized protein LOC119269856 yields the protein MQAPRAPVLVQNENLPVFRGVDGKKAGVARGPAARAGRRALGDLGRAGKAPPAGAAGKAAPAAGSVQGSKGVAKPSSLSDGDWMKCCEWAKGGIETASFTGNDMQRLMADKQEERIRKKVERAMGFLQVSMDSIYDIDEPSKISLDDPDDETTLELDPEFLPPTAYLSSRLGEHDGNYLLSDLEFEHAPFFGCNFDLKLKDDY from the exons ATGCAGGCTCCGCGGGCTCCGGTCCTCGTGCAAAACGAGAACTTGCCCGTATTCCGAG GCGTTGATGGGAAGAAAGCCGGGGTGGCGCGCGGGCCTGCGGCCAGGGCGGGGCGGCGAGCCCTGGGAGACCTCGGTAGAGCCGGCAAAGCTCCGCCGGCCGGCGCCGCCGGGAAGGCCGCGCCAGCAGCAGGGAGCGTGCAGGGGTCGAAGGGCGTGGCGAAACCGAGCTCTCTGAGCGATGGGGACTGGATGAAATGCTGCGAGTGGGCTAAGGGTGGCATTGAGACTGCGAGTTTCACCGGGAATGATATGCAGAGACTGATGGCCGACAAGCAAGAAGAGC GCATACGAAAGAAGGTGGAGAGGGCAATGGGCTTTTTGCAAGTCTCCATGGACAGTATTTATGACATCGATGAACCATCGAAG ATATCCCTGGACGATCCAGATGATGAAACAACATTGGAGCTTGATCCTGAGTTCCTTCCTCCAACGGCGTACTTAAGCTCAAGACTAG GTGAGCATGATGGCAACTATCTCCTTTCTGATTTGGAATTTGAGCATGCCCCTTTTTTTGGTTGCAATTTTGACCTGAAGCTCAAGGATGACTACTGA
- the LOC119269857 gene encoding root-specific lectin-like, translated as MMSTKALTLGAVVVLAIAMAGAHAEQCGHAADGMECPNNLCCSAWGYCGMDANYCGDGCQSGACYEPKRCGAQAEGNAVTCPNNHCCSGNGYCGYGQEYCGDGCQNGPCRANIKCSADKPCLSNFCCSKYGYCGLGVEFCGQGCQSGACHDAVGAAALPLSSIVQG; from the coding sequence ATGATGAGCACCAAGGCCCTCACCCTCGGCGCGGTCGTCGTCCTCGCCATCGCCATGGCGGGCGCGCACGCCGAGCAGTGCGGCCACGCGGCCGACGGCATGGAGTGCCCAAACAACCTCTGCTGCAGCGCGTGGGGGTACTGCGGCATGGACGCCAACTACTGCGGCGACGGCTGCCAGAGCGGCGCCTGCTACGAGCCCAAACGCTGCGGCGCCCAGGCCGAGGGGAACGCGGTGACGTGCCCCAACAACCACTGCTGCAGCGGCAACGGGTACTGCGGCTACGGCCAGGAGTACTGCGGCGACGGCTGCCAGAACGGGCCATGCCGCGCCAACATCAAGTGCAGCGCCGACAAGCCGTGCCTGAGCAACTTCTGCTGCAGCAAGTACGGATACTGCGGGCTCGGCGTCGAGTTCTGCGGCCAGGGCTGCCAGAGCGGCGCCTGCCATGACGCCGTTGGCGCCGCCGCCCTGCCGCTCAGCTCCATAGTGCAGGGGTGA